A window of Silurus meridionalis isolate SWU-2019-XX chromosome 4, ASM1480568v1, whole genome shotgun sequence contains these coding sequences:
- the c4h1orf43 gene encoding protein C1orf43 homolog, with translation MNKESLLSGVNVVLVMAYGSLVFVLLFIFVKRQIMRFAMKSRRGPHAPVGHNAPKELKEEIESRLAKVNAIRYEPRLLAQDDERLKHRGQNGCYNYMYRMQALDAIRDTGIVSPDLARSPSALTGPCYRKWLLDLRNCHSLIKTSHSSLIDRLLEGYINARHGTSVFGEAEFLKYKEDLAELAAIVKVHSSSTSLNQQHQSAAKDLTSSPGPSSACTIQVTYLPSSGQRSKRPKHFLELKNFKDNYNTLESTL, from the exons atgaacaaagagTCGCTGTTATCGGGAGTAAATGTAGTGCTGGTTATGGCCTACGGCAGTCTG gtgtttgtgttattgtttATCTTCGTGAAGCGACAGATCATGCGGTTTGCTATGAAGTCCCGCAGAGGACCGCATGCGCCGGTGGGACACAATGCACCAAAG GAGCTAAAAGAAGAGATCGAGTCGAGGCTAGCCAAAGTGAATGCTATCCGCTATGAGCCGCGGCTGTTGGCTCAGGATGATGAGAGACTGAAGCATCGCGGGCAGAACG gctGTTATAACTACATGTACAGAATGCAAGCTCTAGATGCCATCAGAGACACCG GCATTGTGTCTCCTGATCTGGCTCGCAGCCCCAGCGCCCTGACTGGCCCCTGCTACAGGAAGTGGCTGCTGGACCTGCGTAACTGTCACTCGCTGATAAAAACCAGCCACAGCAGCCTCATCGACCGCCTGTTGGAGGGCTACATCAACGCACGTCACGGCACTTCG GTGTTTGGTGAAGCTGAATTCCTCAAATACAAAGAAGACTTGGCTGAGCTGGCTGCCAT TGTGAAGGTGCACTCCAGCTCCACCAGCCTGAACCAGCAGCACCAGTCAGCAGCCAAAGACCTGACGAGCTCGCCCGGTCCGTCCTCAGCCTGCACCATCCAGGTGACCTACCTGCCTTCCTCAGGCCAGCGCAGCAAGAGACCCAAACACTTCCTCGAGCTCAAGAACTTCAAGGACAACTATAATACTCTGGAGAGCACGCTGTAG
- the si:dkey-92i15.4 gene encoding uncharacterized protein si:dkey-92i15.4 — protein MDISVGSTCVPENSLTRVVNIESPNCSEKQNQSKPPAAPTQSAVKFQVRSAKEREQLLAKPSLKPQTLEKASRSSKGCREEMPTVHTISSQSPSLDTNMLDNRIPKLLNQVDLTNRAGLSTGSEMSNTTQKKPDNVQNLTPKVRGRTDWRQAYQSNRSKSLDWRGSRSGAQQEIQTNAIKNTTELEGRFVQRSESLQANDGSNSPSSSILAQPLKKVSLTIQPLSGTRHRKLAVSGLASSAESVIPPVRTVALAQSFPSRLKTNQNQDKTEEGKLPWISLQSGTDPADHHLRSQTTPSKVIESTGNNSVMGGNNHTPLEDKSKASSVLSPGLTTPAPFVKVEYTGLNRSSLDRLTPFVNTTSYKPENCGTFPKSIFKKKQINSNTLPDTSFVSPIGKENLVTMSTRSVEKPLSQDSRPLVNNSSIYEERNLTSHMIGLGTQSLGRTKCRHLTSPTSYSAFGLNNNSSTQKEIEKPVENTTGMNTIPGKQALVGVKPQSSQSVTADSEKHHNQEQNVRLELGSSGDSSKKSETLLENVQETSLFSVRNKIHKFEALALQNQNSSRIQNPRRAFSVTEKPKVATCVKKHSDRSLSLSGSDWSKEFVTDNLFSESGLCDEASSRHDSSGPVQIKTQPAGGSRAKTQNSGTKTQEPKVALTLNLDTFSLDHNNTKCPVITKHVDEPDSSKGSNVRSFQKLKNIQLPEEKVRDYVSSSFSHNPQKSSGITNASHMDNKEIFPIRENTFPKSTKDESFLTPGSTPVLPNSDSSTIVKSTLLTGNSDHSKSPSNFHSDLAVGPPIQVASSDSGELSHPYHSMQNEKAAAKVIRWIMDKGVDENGEDYDDDEDDEGTERGYDSDSGESSVTITSHMSNRSFSMSLEEICSLGGLDLPLSDGSMDDENWMSKRTVSLSSDVSALSAVTLLSMDELDCLLNDVRSLEDDALENYDDVHVVVLHKEAGTGLGFTVAGGVDQNKPVTVHRVLRGGTASQEGSIHVGDQVLSINGNALHNSTHKEALHTMRKARGRPMAVVVIRRGDVTETCYTVKDSPQKAAGNRGSRLRVTLNKASSDLGFSLEGGVGSNLGDKPLTVQRLFQGGPVGKVFPGDELLEVEGQSLEGLRRLEVWHLIKRLPPGPVDVLLQRPYK, from the exons ATGGATATCTCTGTTGGATCTACTTGTGTGCCGGAAAACTCACTTACGAGAGTTGTAAATATCGAATCGCCAAACTGTTCAGAGAAACAAAATCAAAGTAAGCCGCCTGCAGCACCAACACAGTCTGCTGTTAAGTTCCAAGTCCGCTCTGCTAAAGAAAGAGAGCAGTTGCTCGCCAAACCCAGTTTAAAGCCTCAGACATTGGAAAAAGCAAGCAGAAGCAGCAAAGGGTGTAGAGAAGAGATGCCCACAGTCCACACCATTTCATCTCAATCTCCATCTCTAGATACTAATATGTTGGACAATAGGATACCTAAACTTCTGAATCAGGTTGACTTGACAAATAGAGCTGGATTGTCCACTGGCTCTGAGATGAGCAATACAACTCAGAAGAAGCCAGACAATGTCCAAAATCTTACCCCCAAAGTGAGGGGAAGAACAGATTGGAGACAAGCATATCAGTCAAACAGAAGTAAAAGCTTAGACTGGAGAGGATCAAGAAGTGGAGCACAACAAGAAATTCAGACAAACGCTATCAAAAATACTACAGAGCTCGAAGGAAGATTTGTTCAACGTTCCGAGAGTTTACAAGCAAATGATGGATCCAACAGTCCAAGCTCAAGTATACTGGCTCAGCCATTAAAGAAAGTATCGTTAACAATTCAACCACTCAGTGGAACTCGTCATAGAAAGCTGGCTGTCAGTGGACTTGCCTCCTCAGCCGAATCTGTAATTCCTCCTGTCAGAACGGTGGCTCTTGCTCAGTCTTTTCCATCCAgactaaaaacaaatcaaaatcagGATAAGACAGAGGAAGGAAAACTTCCCTGGATTTCTTTGCAGAGTGGTACAGATCCTGCAGACCACCATCTCAGATCTCAAACCACCCCATCAAAGGTCATTGAGAGCACTGGGAACAACAGTGTAATGGGTGGAAATAATCATACTCCATTAGAGGATAAAAGTAAAGCAAGTTCAGTTCTCTCACCTGGACTCACCACTCCTGCACCTTTTGTCAAGGTTGAGTATACTGGTTTGAATAGATCATCATTAGATAGACTAACACCCTTTGTGAATACAACTTCATATAAACCAGAAAACTGTGGTACCTTCCCAAAATCAATcttcaaaaagaaacaaatcaatTCAAATACCTTGCCAGACACTTCATTTGTTTCACCCATTGGAAAAGAGAACCTGGTAACAATGTCAACAAGGTCTGTAGAGAAACCCCTTAGCCAAGATTCAAGACCTTTGGTTAACAACAGTAGTATATATGAGGAGAGAAACCTAACTAGCCACATGATAGGACTAGGAACTCAATCTTTAGGCAGAacaaaatgcagacatttgACCTCTCCAACTTCTTACTCCGCATTTGGTCTAAATAATAACAGTAGCACccagaaagaaatagaaaagccAGTGGAAAATACGACTGGCATGAATACAATTCCAGGAAAACAAGCACTGGTAGGAGTAAAACCTCAATCGTCCCAAAGTGTGACAGCAGACAGTGAAAAACACCATAATCAAGAACAAAACGTTCGTCTGGAGTTGGGATCCTCAGGAGATTCAAGCAAGAAGAGCGAGACCTTGTTAGAGAATGTCCAAGAAACGTCCCTGTTTTCAGTGCGAAACAAAATTCACAAATTTGAGGCACTTGCTCTGCAAAACCAGAATTCATCCCGGATCCAGAATCCTAGAAGAGCTTTCTCAGTTACAGAAAAGCCAAAAGTGGCCACTTGTGTGAAGAAACATTCTGATAGGTCATTAAGCCTAAGTGGCAGTGACTGGAGTAAAGAATTTGTGACAGACAATCTTTTCAGTGAGAGTGGACTCTGCGATGAAGCTTCGAGTAGGCATGATTCAAGTGGACCTGTCCAGATCAAAACACAACCTGCAGGTGGATCAAGAGCGAAAACTCAAAATAGTGGAACTAAAACTCAGGAGCCCAAAGTTGCTTTGACTCTGAACCTGGATACATTTTCATTGGACCATAACAATACTAAATGCCCAGTAATAACTAAACATGTGGATGAGCCAGATTCCTCCAAGGGCAGTAATGTAAGATCTTTTCAAAAGCTTAAAAACATTCAATTGCCTGAAGAAAAAGTTAGGGATTATGTCAGTTCTTCATTTTCCCACAACCCCCAAAAGTCAAGTGGAATCACCAATGCGTCCCACATGGATAATAAGGAAATCTTTCCTATTCGAGAGAACACATTTCCAAAGTCTACAAAAGATGAATCATTTCTAACACCAGGTAGCACACCTGTGTTACCAAATTCAGATTCATCCACCATAGTAAAATCAACACTGTTAACCGGAAACAGTGATCATTCCAAATCACCATCCAATTTTCATAGCGACTTGGCAGTCGGCCCTCCTATCCAGGTCGCTTCGTCAGATTCAGGTGAACTCAGTCATCCCTACCATTCCATGCAAAATGAAAAAGCAGCTGCAAAAGTCATTAGGTGGATAATGGATAAAGGGGTTGATGAGAATGGTGAAGACTACGACGACGATGAAGACGATGAGGGAACAGAGAGAGGATATGACTCTGACTCAGGGGAATCGTCAGTCACCATTACAAGCCACATGAGCAATAGGAGTTTTTCGATGAG CCTTGAAGAGATATGCAGTCTGGGTGGGCTGGACCTTCCCCTCTCGGATGGGTCAATGGATGACGAAAACTGGATGTCCAAGCGTACAGTGTCCCTAAGCTCTGACGTTTCTGCCCTGTCCGCTGTGACGCTGCTGAGCATGGATGAGCTGGACTGCTTATTGAATGATGTCAGGAGTTTGGAAGATGATGCCTTAGAG AACTATGATGATGTTCATGTGGTTGTCCTACATAAGGAGGCAGGAACTGGACTTGGCTTCACTGTGGCTGGAGGAGTGGATCAGAATAAACCTGTGACT GTTCACAGGGTGCTACGTGGTGGCACAGCATCCCAGGAAGGCTCCATCCATGTGGGAGACCAGGTGTTGTCTATCAATGGCAATGCTCTACATAACTCCACCCACAAGGAGGCACTCCACACTATGAGAAAAGCAAGAGGGCGGCCCATGGCAGTGGTGGTCATCAGGCGAGGTGATGTCACTGAAACATGCTACACTGTGAAAGACAGTCCACAGAAAGCAGCTGGGAACCGAG GCAGCAGATTGAGAGTGACTTTGAATAAGGCCAGCTCTGACCTGGGCTTCAGTTTAGAGGGAGGAGTGGGCTCCAACTTAGGAGACAAACCCCTCACTGTACAGAGGCTATTTCAGG GTGGACCAGTTGGGAAGGTTTTCCCAGGAGATGAACTCTTAGAGGTTGAAGGGCAGAGTTTGGAAGGTTTGAGGCGGCTCGAGGTCTGGCACCTGATCAAAAGATTGCCCCCTGGCCCTGTGGATGTCTTACTGCAACGTCCTTACAAGTGA